A region of Prosthecobacter fusiformis DNA encodes the following proteins:
- the gap gene encoding type I glyceraldehyde-3-phosphate dehydrogenase translates to MVKIGINGFGRIGRLVFRAICDQGLLGKEIEVVAVNDLVPADNLAYLVKYDSTQGKAKEEVSSKKSSPDLAEDDILVVDGHEIKCLAVRAGPSALPWKELGVDIVIESTGLFTERSKAQGHIDAGAKKVIISAPGKEEDITIVMGVNHEKYDPANHHVISNASCTTNCLAPVVHVLLKEGFGVAEGLMTTIHSYTATQKTVDGPSAKDWKGGRSAAINIIPSGTGAAKAVGLAIPEVKGKLTGMSFRVPTPTVSVVDLTVKTEKETSYAEISAAMKKASETYLKGILNWTKDEVVSTDFIHDQHSSIFDAGSGIELNSKFFKLVSWYDNEWGYSNRVVDLVKYIVSKGL, encoded by the coding sequence ATGGTCAAAATCGGCATCAATGGTTTCGGGCGCATCGGCCGCCTCGTTTTTCGCGCAATCTGTGATCAGGGCCTCCTGGGCAAGGAGATCGAAGTCGTCGCCGTCAACGACCTCGTGCCTGCGGACAACCTTGCTTACTTGGTGAAGTATGACTCCACCCAGGGCAAGGCCAAGGAAGAAGTGTCCTCCAAGAAGTCCAGCCCAGACCTCGCTGAAGACGACATCCTTGTTGTTGACGGTCACGAAATCAAGTGCCTAGCCGTCCGTGCAGGCCCATCCGCCCTGCCTTGGAAAGAACTCGGCGTGGACATCGTCATCGAATCCACCGGCCTCTTCACTGAACGCAGCAAGGCTCAGGGTCATATCGACGCCGGTGCCAAGAAGGTCATCATTTCCGCTCCTGGCAAGGAAGAGGACATCACCATCGTCATGGGCGTGAACCATGAGAAGTATGATCCGGCCAACCACCACGTCATCTCCAACGCTTCCTGCACCACGAACTGCCTGGCTCCGGTCGTGCACGTGCTGCTGAAAGAAGGTTTCGGCGTCGCCGAAGGCCTCATGACCACCATCCACAGCTACACCGCCACACAGAAGACTGTGGACGGCCCAAGCGCCAAGGATTGGAAAGGTGGCCGCTCTGCTGCCATCAACATCATCCCGAGCGGCACTGGCGCAGCCAAGGCTGTCGGTCTGGCCATTCCAGAAGTGAAAGGCAAGCTGACCGGCATGTCCTTCCGCGTGCCAACCCCAACCGTCTCCGTCGTTGACCTCACCGTCAAGACTGAGAAGGAAACCAGCTATGCTGAGATCTCCGCCGCCATGAAGAAGGCCAGCGAAACCTACCTCAAAGGCATCCTGAACTGGACAAAGGACGAAGTGGTCAGCACCGACTTCATCCACGACCAGCACAGCTCCATCTTTGACGCTGGTTCCGGCATTGAGCTTAACAGCAAGTTCTTCAAGCTGGTAAGCTGGTATGACAACGAGTGGGGTTACTCCAACCGCGTCGTTGACCTTGTGAAGTACATCGTCAGCAAAGGCCTGTAA
- a CDS encoding low molecular weight protein-tyrosine-phosphatase: MSPSPSFKLLFVCLGNICRSPAAEGVMRRVITEAGLGDLVHIDSAGTAGWHTGKRADQRMMVAATARGFELTSFARQVRDTDLGEYDLILVMDQSNHQDLRAFDRESLHGTKVRLFCEFCSRHEETEVPDPYYGGPDGFEKVLDLLEDGCAGVLKHVQMAVASVK, translated from the coding sequence ATGTCCCCCTCTCCGTCTTTTAAACTCCTCTTCGTCTGCCTCGGCAACATTTGCCGGTCGCCAGCGGCGGAGGGAGTGATGCGCCGGGTCATCACGGAGGCAGGTTTAGGTGATTTGGTGCACATTGATTCCGCAGGCACGGCCGGCTGGCACACGGGCAAGAGAGCGGACCAGCGGATGATGGTTGCTGCCACAGCGCGGGGTTTTGAGCTCACCAGTTTTGCCAGGCAAGTGCGAGATACGGACCTGGGTGAATACGATCTCATCCTTGTGATGGACCAGAGCAATCACCAGGATCTGCGCGCCTTTGACCGGGAAAGCCTGCATGGGACTAAAGTGCGGCTGTTTTGCGAATTTTGCAGTCGCCATGAAGAGACGGAGGTGCCGGATCCATACTATGGCGGTCCAGATGGTTTTGAAAAGGTGCTGGACCTACTGGAAGATGGCTGCGCAGGGGTGTTGAAGCATGTCCAGATGGCCGTGGCCTCGGTGAAGTGA
- a CDS encoding DUF4328 domain-containing protein, with amino-acid sequence MSAIHITTGSGQSKIYEEDQARALWMEGHFGEGTLFWREGMAEWQPIAILFPPTAVYQPTPAYRPGMPPLPLDPNQGANSVFGAPNQGPYRFAKDPTTLTKVLKVLLWLELAVVVVSLLSDFAQMSMIKSGGFTDAEAEANDQRQAMIGVAYLVVFIITGITFLKWIYRANVNCRGFGAQNMEFTPGWSVGWYFIPFLNLVRPFQAMKEIWKVSTDPQRWQMQQSAGILTLWWTLWILSNITGQITFRTSMAVNDLPSLEVATSASIASNLVDVPLTLVAITLVSRIYKKQHALTQRV; translated from the coding sequence ATGAGCGCTATTCACATCACCACAGGGAGCGGGCAGTCAAAAATCTATGAGGAGGATCAGGCCCGGGCACTTTGGATGGAAGGGCATTTTGGAGAAGGGACGCTTTTCTGGCGTGAAGGGATGGCTGAGTGGCAGCCAATAGCTATTCTTTTCCCACCCACGGCTGTTTACCAACCCACACCGGCCTATCGTCCCGGTATGCCGCCTCTTCCTTTGGACCCGAACCAAGGTGCAAACTCCGTTTTCGGGGCTCCCAATCAAGGGCCTTATCGGTTCGCCAAAGATCCCACGACCTTGACCAAAGTGTTAAAGGTCTTGCTCTGGCTGGAGCTTGCCGTCGTCGTTGTCAGTTTGTTGAGCGACTTTGCACAGATGTCCATGATCAAGTCTGGTGGTTTTACAGACGCTGAGGCAGAGGCCAATGACCAGCGGCAGGCCATGATAGGTGTCGCTTATTTGGTTGTGTTCATCATCACCGGCATCACTTTCCTAAAATGGATTTATCGTGCCAATGTGAATTGTCGCGGATTTGGTGCCCAAAACATGGAGTTCACACCCGGCTGGTCGGTAGGTTGGTACTTCATTCCATTTTTAAACCTTGTTAGGCCGTTCCAGGCGATGAAGGAGATCTGGAAGGTCAGCACCGATCCTCAACGCTGGCAGATGCAGCAGAGCGCTGGCATTTTGACACTGTGGTGGACGTTGTGGATCCTTTCCAACATCACGGGTCAGATCACTTTTCGCACCAGCATGGCGGTGAACGATCTTCCTTCTCTGGAGGTGGCTACATCAGCCTCCATTGCATCCAACCTTGTGGATGTTCCCCTGACTCTGGTGGCCATCACCCTCGTCAGCCGGATCTACAAAAAGCAGCATGCTCTTACGCAGAGAGTGTGA
- a CDS encoding redoxin domain-containing protein: protein MKLLTSLLCLFYSFGLFAAEPPLELQGTDGKMHTPLAAGDKKAIVLFFVSPFCSTTRPFMPEINAIAADYSDRAASYLVHSDSEITVEVALQHADMAAVKTTVLVDKDQRLARQVQATVTPEAVILSPAGTVLYKGRINDLYLGPTKRQRAASTKELRDALDAVLAGTEVTTPHPEAQGCKIGGLK from the coding sequence ATGAAGCTCCTCACCTCCCTGCTGTGTCTGTTCTATTCGTTCGGCCTTTTTGCGGCTGAGCCACCGCTGGAACTCCAGGGTACCGACGGGAAGATGCACACACCCTTGGCCGCAGGTGATAAAAAGGCCATCGTACTGTTTTTCGTCTCTCCGTTTTGCTCCACCACCCGTCCTTTCATGCCGGAGATCAATGCCATAGCTGCGGATTACTCGGACCGCGCGGCGTCGTATCTGGTGCACTCGGATTCTGAAATCACCGTGGAAGTGGCCCTCCAGCATGCGGATATGGCTGCGGTGAAAACGACCGTACTTGTGGACAAGGATCAGCGGCTGGCCAGGCAGGTGCAGGCTACCGTCACGCCAGAGGCGGTCATCCTTTCCCCCGCAGGCACCGTGCTTTATAAAGGCCGCATCAACGATCTGTACTTGGGACCGACCAAGCGCCAGCGTGCCGCCTCAACGAAGGAGCTCCGTGATGCTCTGGACGCCGTGCTGGCAGGAACAGAGGTGACAACTCCCCATCCTGAAGCCCAGGGATGCAAAATCGGCGGCCTCAAATAG
- the thrS gene encoding threonine--tRNA ligase, with product MSTERKTLEERAQMSDIERLRHSCAHIMATAILRLWPDAQFAYGPPIENGFYYDFKMAHRVTPDDFEKIEAEMKKIAKENQKFEWKGVSRDEAKAMAESGRLGGLSERPGNPSVFKLDLIDKIPEGEEISCFQNGDFIDLCAGPHVGYSGKCKNVKLTSVSSSFYLGDESKGQLQRLYGTAFPSKEELDTYFVNLEEAKKRDHRKLGKELKLFHIDEDVGQGLILWTPNGAVLRQELQNFIGEELRKQGYSQVFTPHIGKLALYKTSGHFPYYKDAQFPAIVEQNQLEQIAHEGCGCAEMTARLDAVSAQFASQLNERTGTEVIGPDRIMDPEKLLDGFLLKPMNCPHHIKIFGSQPRSYRDLPVRLAEFGTVYRWEQSGELNGLTRVRGFTQDDAHLFCTEDQVAAEVLGCLSLVKIVLNTLGMTDYRVRVGLRDPDSTKFTGNPAQWDKAEAACREAAATLGVPFTEEPGEAAFYGPKIDFVIKDVIGREWQLGTVQVDYVLPVRFDLSYNGPDNKPHRPVMIHRAPFGSMERFCGVLIEHFAGHFPTWLAPEQVRILTISEKVDAFADEIYAQLRDAGLRVTLNNDADKIGAKIRNAQLDKVPYMLVLGEKEAAANSVAVRHSKRGDLGVKSVADFLADVTAEVKERKL from the coding sequence ATGTCAACCGAACGCAAGACCCTTGAAGAACGCGCCCAGATGTCCGACATCGAGCGCCTGCGCCACTCCTGTGCCCACATCATGGCCACAGCGATCCTGCGCCTGTGGCCGGACGCCCAGTTCGCCTACGGCCCGCCGATTGAAAACGGCTTTTATTACGACTTCAAGATGGCTCACCGTGTGACGCCGGATGATTTCGAGAAGATCGAAGCGGAGATGAAGAAGATTGCCAAGGAGAACCAAAAGTTCGAATGGAAGGGCGTCTCCCGTGATGAAGCCAAGGCCATGGCCGAAAGCGGCCGTCTCGGTGGACTTTCTGAGCGCCCTGGCAATCCGAGCGTCTTCAAGCTGGACCTCATTGATAAAATTCCAGAGGGCGAAGAAATCTCCTGCTTCCAGAACGGCGATTTCATTGACCTCTGCGCCGGCCCTCATGTCGGCTACAGCGGCAAGTGCAAAAACGTCAAGCTCACTTCCGTCTCGTCCTCCTTTTACCTGGGTGATGAGTCCAAAGGCCAGCTCCAGCGCCTCTACGGCACCGCCTTCCCAAGCAAGGAAGAACTGGACACGTACTTTGTGAACCTGGAAGAGGCCAAAAAGCGCGACCACCGCAAGCTGGGCAAGGAGCTGAAGCTTTTCCACATTGATGAAGACGTCGGCCAGGGCCTCATCCTGTGGACTCCCAACGGGGCAGTGCTGCGCCAGGAATTGCAAAACTTCATCGGCGAAGAGCTTCGGAAGCAGGGTTACAGCCAGGTCTTCACGCCGCATATCGGCAAGCTGGCACTTTATAAAACCAGCGGTCACTTTCCTTATTACAAAGATGCTCAGTTCCCGGCTATCGTTGAGCAAAACCAGCTTGAGCAGATCGCCCACGAAGGCTGTGGCTGCGCGGAAATGACCGCGCGACTGGATGCAGTCTCCGCCCAGTTTGCCAGCCAGCTCAACGAGCGTACTGGCACCGAGGTGATCGGTCCGGACCGCATCATGGATCCTGAAAAGTTGCTGGACGGTTTCCTCCTGAAACCGATGAACTGCCCGCACCACATCAAGATATTCGGCAGCCAGCCCCGCAGTTATCGCGACCTCCCGGTCCGCTTGGCGGAGTTCGGCACGGTTTATCGTTGGGAGCAGAGTGGTGAACTGAACGGACTCACCCGCGTTCGTGGTTTCACCCAGGATGACGCCCATCTTTTCTGCACCGAAGACCAAGTGGCTGCCGAGGTCCTCGGTTGCCTTAGCTTGGTCAAGATCGTTCTCAACACTCTGGGCATGACAGACTACCGCGTGCGTGTGGGCCTGCGTGATCCGGACAGCACCAAATTCACTGGCAATCCTGCCCAGTGGGATAAGGCCGAAGCCGCCTGCCGCGAAGCCGCCGCCACCCTAGGTGTGCCCTTCACTGAGGAGCCCGGGGAAGCCGCCTTCTACGGCCCGAAAATCGACTTCGTCATCAAGGACGTCATCGGCCGCGAATGGCAGCTTGGCACGGTGCAGGTGGACTATGTGCTGCCGGTCCGCTTCGATCTCAGCTATAACGGTCCTGATAACAAACCGCACCGCCCGGTGATGATTCACCGTGCTCCCTTCGGCAGCATGGAGCGTTTCTGTGGCGTGCTCATTGAGCACTTCGCCGGTCATTTCCCGACCTGGCTGGCTCCTGAGCAGGTACGCATCCTCACCATCAGTGAAAAGGTGGACGCCTTTGCCGATGAGATTTATGCCCAGCTCCGCGATGCCGGTCTGCGCGTGACGCTGAACAATGACGCTGACAAAATCGGTGCCAAGATCCGCAACGCCCAGCTCGACAAGGTCCCCTACATGCTCGTCCTCGGCGAGAAGGAAGCTGCCGCCAATAGCGTCGCCGTTCGCCATTCCAAGCGCGGCGACCTCGGTGTCAAATCCGTGGCCGATTTCCTTGCCGACGTGACTGCCGAAGTGAAGGAACGGAAGCTGTAA
- a CDS encoding substrate-binding domain-containing protein, translated as MNARIALVLLSCILSIASGLVISRGKGSPEARREGLVIGLSMDTLKEERWIGDRDLFLAKAKELGAEVLVESANSDDTRQLRDVESLITRGVDALVIIPHNGAAMARAVEMAHAEGIPVLSYDRLITGAETDLYITFDNVKVGEAQAQFIADRLPAQGKLRLIRIYGAKTDNNAVLFKQGQDNILHPLIESGRIEVVFEDWAEDWKPENAKKITNAAITKAGQGIDAILASNDGTAGGAIQALIEEGLAGKVIVTGQDADLAGCQRIVAGTQTMTVYKPLTLLATQAAALAVKLASGRPIIAQEVSDNGKVQVPSVFLPIIAVTKENLRETVVKDGFRAEKDVYGK; from the coding sequence ATGAATGCCCGCATCGCCCTGGTTCTTCTCTCCTGTATCCTCAGTATTGCCTCGGGCTTGGTCATTTCACGTGGGAAAGGGAGTCCGGAAGCCCGACGAGAAGGATTGGTCATCGGCCTCAGCATGGACACACTGAAGGAAGAGCGCTGGATCGGTGATCGCGACCTGTTTTTAGCCAAAGCAAAGGAGCTGGGTGCGGAGGTGCTGGTGGAATCTGCCAACAGTGATGACACCCGCCAACTCCGGGATGTTGAGAGCCTCATTACACGCGGCGTGGATGCCCTCGTCATCATCCCTCACAATGGTGCCGCCATGGCCCGCGCGGTGGAGATGGCCCACGCCGAAGGCATCCCCGTGCTGTCTTATGACCGGCTGATCACCGGTGCTGAGACAGATCTGTACATCACCTTTGATAACGTCAAGGTGGGGGAAGCTCAGGCCCAATTCATCGCAGACCGTCTGCCTGCCCAGGGAAAACTGCGGCTTATCCGCATCTATGGCGCGAAGACGGATAACAACGCAGTGCTGTTTAAACAAGGCCAGGACAACATCCTCCATCCTCTCATTGAATCCGGTCGCATCGAAGTCGTCTTCGAGGACTGGGCGGAGGACTGGAAGCCGGAGAATGCCAAGAAAATCACCAACGCAGCCATCACCAAAGCCGGGCAGGGGATCGATGCCATCCTGGCCAGCAATGACGGTACCGCAGGTGGCGCCATCCAGGCCTTGATCGAGGAAGGTCTTGCGGGCAAGGTCATCGTCACAGGCCAGGATGCGGATCTGGCTGGGTGCCAGCGCATCGTCGCCGGCACGCAGACGATGACGGTTTACAAGCCTCTCACCCTCCTGGCCACCCAAGCGGCGGCGCTGGCGGTCAAGCTGGCATCCGGTCGGCCAATCATCGCTCAGGAAGTGAGTGACAATGGCAAGGTCCAGGTGCCCTCCGTGTTTCTGCCCATCATCGCGGTGACCAAGGAGAATCTGCGCGAGACCGTCGTGAAGGATGGTTTCCGCGCGGAGAAGGATGTTTACGGAAAGTAA
- a CDS encoding sensor histidine kinase, whose protein sequence is MKTKPHSRLPGYLPALRKHLVETQAHSLESARRQGLRAVKLGLETLDLARIHEDALISLVLPKASARNLDQRSKRAGAFFAEAIAPIEETHRGARDANAQLKRTIETLTLRTVELANTNQELKKEIIQRRAVEDSLRTSEKTSSQLLEKSRHLQEELRHLSRQLLSAQEQERKRISRELHDVVAQTLASINLRLAGLQTLNTANIKEMRQKIVVTQRLVAKSVDIVHRFARDLRPAMLDDLGLIPALQSSMKGFMERTGIRVELTTFAGVEQLSSVTRTMLYRVAQEALANIARHSKASRATVIIRKARHSIQMEIHDNGQGFKVEGAVFARSSKGLGLLGMRERVEMVGGTFCVKSELGKETTLLVEIPHSIRAGRIAKKKTPNLSLKCP, encoded by the coding sequence ATGAAAACTAAACCTCATTCCCGACTGCCAGGATATCTGCCCGCCTTGCGCAAGCATCTGGTAGAAACGCAAGCTCATAGCCTTGAGTCCGCGCGGAGGCAGGGATTGCGCGCTGTTAAGCTCGGCCTGGAAACCCTGGATTTGGCCAGGATCCATGAAGACGCATTGATCAGCCTCGTTCTCCCGAAAGCCTCTGCTCGGAATCTGGACCAAAGGTCGAAACGTGCAGGCGCTTTTTTTGCTGAGGCCATTGCCCCCATTGAAGAAACGCATCGTGGTGCACGTGATGCCAATGCTCAGCTAAAACGCACTATCGAAACCCTGACCCTGCGGACGGTAGAATTGGCCAATACTAACCAGGAATTAAAAAAAGAAATCATTCAGCGGAGAGCGGTGGAGGATTCCCTTCGCACTAGTGAAAAGACCTCCAGCCAATTGTTGGAAAAATCGCGTCATCTTCAGGAGGAACTGCGGCATCTCTCACGCCAGCTTTTGTCTGCCCAAGAGCAAGAGCGAAAAAGGATCAGCCGCGAGTTGCATGATGTCGTGGCGCAGACCCTCGCCAGCATCAACCTCCGGCTGGCCGGCCTGCAAACTCTGAATACGGCTAACATTAAAGAGATGCGCCAGAAGATTGTGGTGACCCAGCGGCTGGTGGCCAAATCCGTGGACATCGTGCATCGCTTCGCCCGTGATTTGCGCCCGGCAATGTTGGATGATCTTGGCCTCATCCCTGCCCTTCAGTCATCCATGAAAGGCTTCATGGAAAGGACTGGGATCCGCGTAGAACTCACAACCTTCGCCGGGGTAGAACAGCTCAGCAGCGTCACCCGTACTATGCTGTACCGGGTGGCTCAGGAAGCTCTGGCTAACATAGCCCGCCACTCGAAAGCTAGTCGCGCAACGGTTATCATTCGCAAAGCCAGGCACAGCATTCAGATGGAGATTCATGATAACGGCCAGGGCTTCAAGGTGGAAGGCGCCGTATTCGCCCGGAGCAGCAAGGGGCTGGGTTTGTTAGGCATGCGAGAGCGGGTGGAAATGGTCGGAGGTACCTTTTGTGTAAAGTCGGAACTGGGAAAAGAAACCACACTGTTGGTGGAGATTCCTCACAGCATTCGTGCTGGCAGGATCGCGAAAAAGAAAACCCCTAACCTTTCCCTCAAATGCCCATAG
- a CDS encoding VOC family protein produces the protein MSLLRFYFMTRLYDHIDLRVPNLQEATPFYEMLLPALGFDQRVEIQGWLQFEGSDPGVTAFFGVTEDPAHVANQNCIAFWASSSVDVDQIAEVAKHAGARHMEGPMEYEPGYYAVFFEDPCGNRFEACHRVRI, from the coding sequence TTGTCGTTGCTGCGATTTTACTTCATGACCCGGTTGTATGATCACATCGATTTACGTGTCCCGAATCTCCAAGAGGCGACTCCTTTTTACGAAATGCTTCTGCCCGCTCTGGGATTCGATCAGCGTGTGGAAATCCAGGGCTGGCTGCAATTTGAAGGTTCGGACCCTGGCGTGACCGCGTTCTTTGGCGTGACAGAGGATCCAGCCCATGTGGCTAATCAAAACTGCATTGCCTTTTGGGCCAGCAGCAGCGTGGATGTGGACCAGATCGCAGAGGTCGCAAAGCACGCCGGTGCACGTCACATGGAGGGGCCCATGGAATATGAGCCAGGATACTACGCAGTCTTTTTTGAAGATCCATGTGGAAACCGATTTGAAGCCTGCCATCGGGTCAGGATTTAA
- a CDS encoding L,D-transpeptidase family protein yields MKLHLLKYGSLPLFFAIGLLGSSCAVNPQPYADLKKAQQSQPAPPDYVSFWIGDSLEGSPSVRISLAKKRAYLYKGDELAGVSLISTGREWTSPATGNFRILEKDAKHRSSLYGDYVNGAGSIVHKNVDTRRDPRPKGTRFVGASMPRFMRIGNGIGLHEGFLPGYPDTHASIGMPAYMAAAFFRTVSVGTPVSIEP; encoded by the coding sequence ATGAAACTCCATCTCCTCAAATATGGCTCCCTCCCGCTTTTCTTCGCCATAGGACTTCTTGGCAGCAGTTGCGCTGTCAACCCGCAGCCTTATGCAGATTTGAAAAAAGCTCAGCAATCTCAGCCTGCACCGCCGGATTATGTTTCCTTTTGGATCGGTGACAGCCTGGAAGGGAGCCCGTCCGTGCGAATCAGCCTCGCCAAGAAAAGGGCCTATCTTTACAAAGGTGATGAACTGGCAGGCGTATCCCTTATTTCAACCGGGCGTGAATGGACGTCACCTGCGACCGGAAATTTTCGCATTTTGGAAAAGGACGCCAAGCACCGCTCCTCCTTGTACGGTGATTATGTGAATGGAGCTGGAAGCATTGTACACAAAAACGTGGATACCCGACGGGATCCTCGGCCTAAAGGAACTCGCTTTGTGGGGGCCAGCATGCCTAGATTCATGCGCATCGGTAACGGTATTGGATTGCATGAAGGATTCCTGCCCGGTTACCCGGATACGCACGCCAGCATCGGTATGCCTGCTTACATGGCCGCGGCATTCTTCCGCACGGTATCCGTTGGTACACCCGTCAGTATTGAGCCCTAA
- a CDS encoding amidase, whose amino-acid sequence MINRRVFIGSGLAVLTGCRRDEAIPSGQQFTIAELSQQIHQGSLSADSVLKHYLHRIKTLDQSGPRLRSIIELNPDVGAATGKGPLQGIPILIKDNIETADAMETTAGSLALLGAPKPKQDATVVKRLRQAGATLLGKTNLSEWANIRSPNSTSGWSARGGLTMNPHNLAHSASGSSSGSAVAVAAGLCAAAIGTETNGSIVSPASACGIVGLKPTVGLISRAGIIPITRWQDTPGPMTQTVWDAALLLNVLAGKDDRDPYTAKAQVENDYTFNLIPDGLKGKRLGVLHSHSGKNRKVKKLFAQTLEKLSAAGAILVEGVTIPHHRESDSAAWVAMLTEFRQDLNQYLAGRGGVVKSLAELIAYNEEFREQEMVHFNQEFFIEAETRGTPEHLAKAEELRKLALRLAGPEGLDAALKKDSLDALICPTNDPSGRIDLGMGDANDRVFGSTAAVSGYPHLTVPMGMVADLPIGLSFIGSAWSEALLLQLGHAYEQVREFEPVKLFG is encoded by the coding sequence ATGATTAACCGGCGCGTATTCATCGGCTCAGGCCTGGCTGTTCTGACAGGCTGCCGTCGAGACGAGGCCATTCCCAGCGGTCAGCAATTCACCATTGCTGAGCTGTCGCAGCAAATTCATCAGGGCAGCCTCAGCGCGGACAGCGTCTTGAAGCATTATCTGCACCGCATCAAAACCCTGGACCAAAGCGGACCTCGATTGCGGTCAATCATCGAGCTCAATCCAGATGTGGGTGCCGCAACGGGCAAAGGTCCCCTTCAGGGCATCCCCATCTTGATCAAGGACAACATCGAGACGGCAGATGCCATGGAAACCACCGCAGGCTCTCTGGCTCTTTTAGGTGCCCCAAAGCCTAAGCAGGATGCCACGGTGGTCAAACGTCTGCGTCAGGCTGGAGCCACCCTTCTGGGCAAGACGAATCTGAGCGAGTGGGCCAACATCCGCTCCCCAAATTCCACCAGCGGCTGGAGCGCGCGCGGCGGTCTAACCATGAATCCGCATAACTTGGCACACAGTGCCAGCGGATCCAGCAGCGGCTCCGCCGTGGCGGTGGCGGCTGGGCTTTGTGCAGCCGCGATTGGCACGGAGACGAACGGTTCCATCGTCAGTCCCGCCAGCGCCTGTGGCATCGTCGGGCTGAAGCCCACGGTCGGTCTCATCAGCCGTGCAGGCATCATCCCTATTACCCGTTGGCAGGATACCCCTGGCCCCATGACCCAGACCGTGTGGGATGCGGCCCTGCTGCTGAATGTCCTGGCCGGGAAGGATGACCGGGATCCCTACACCGCCAAGGCTCAGGTGGAAAATGACTATACGTTTAACCTCATTCCAGATGGCTTGAAAGGGAAGCGTCTCGGCGTGCTGCATTCTCACAGTGGTAAAAACCGCAAGGTGAAGAAGCTCTTCGCGCAGACTTTAGAAAAGCTCTCTGCCGCAGGAGCTATCCTGGTTGAAGGCGTCACCATCCCTCATCATCGTGAATCCGACTCCGCAGCCTGGGTGGCCATGCTCACGGAGTTTCGCCAGGACCTGAACCAGTATCTAGCGGGGCGCGGTGGTGTGGTGAAGTCATTGGCGGAACTCATCGCGTATAACGAAGAGTTTCGTGAGCAGGAGATGGTGCATTTTAACCAGGAGTTTTTCATCGAGGCCGAAACCCGCGGAACTCCCGAGCATCTGGCCAAAGCTGAAGAACTGCGCAAGCTGGCCCTTCGTCTGGCAGGACCGGAAGGCCTGGATGCCGCGCTGAAAAAAGATTCCCTGGATGCCCTCATCTGCCCCACCAATGATCCTTCGGGTCGCATTGATCTGGGCATGGGGGATGCCAATGACCGTGTCTTTGGCTCCACTGCCGCCGTGTCCGGGTATCCCCACCTCACCGTGCCGATGGGCATGGTAGCAGATTTACCCATCGGCCTCTCCTTCATCGGTAGCGCCTGGTCAGAGGCCCTGCTTTTGCAACTGGGCCACGCTTATGAACAGGTGCGTGAGTTTGAGCCGGTAAAGCTCTTTGGATAA
- a CDS encoding putative molybdenum carrier protein, producing the protein MRINTTLTIISGGQTGVDQGALDAALDLGSPCGGWCPAGRVDEDGIIPARFPLRELTLGGYKARTIRNLCTADGTLIIYFGDLEGGTELTASHCIKIRKPYRLINGCEISPERAAVVAREFVQRRRLRSLNIAGPRASRRPEGYAYAYSLVKGLLNPPPALNESVSGRLPAKALLAHQDEYPSDEGKHWDQNTGRTQAQSEGASDTNDDEVNG; encoded by the coding sequence ATGCGGATCAACACCACCTTAACCATCATTTCCGGCGGCCAAACTGGCGTGGACCAAGGGGCCCTGGATGCGGCCTTGGATCTCGGCAGTCCATGTGGTGGTTGGTGCCCCGCTGGGCGTGTGGATGAGGACGGAATTATCCCTGCACGCTTTCCATTGCGTGAACTGACGCTCGGCGGTTACAAAGCGCGCACGATCCGGAATTTATGCACCGCAGATGGCACCCTCATAATCTATTTTGGTGACCTGGAAGGCGGGACGGAATTGACAGCTTCCCACTGCATAAAAATAAGAAAGCCTTACCGCCTGATCAACGGGTGCGAGATCTCCCCAGAGCGCGCAGCCGTGGTCGCCCGCGAGTTTGTGCAACGCCGACGTCTGCGGAGTTTAAACATCGCAGGTCCACGCGCCAGCCGTCGGCCGGAAGGTTATGCCTATGCTTATTCTTTGGTGAAAGGATTATTGAATCCCCCACCTGCACTGAATGAAAGCGTATCCGGCCGGTTGCCCGCAAAGGCCTTACTTGCGCATCAGGATGAGTATCCCAGCGATGAGGGCAAGCACTGGGACCAGAATACTGGCAGAACCCAAGCTCAATCCGAAGGTGCCAGTGATACCAACGATGATGAGGTAAATGGCTAG